A genomic region of Deltaproteobacteria bacterium contains the following coding sequences:
- the rny gene encoding ribonuclease Y, whose amino-acid sequence MGVAVGCLAVAAVLLVRWKLRERGESRDRNDAARVLEDARRQAEAALKEADVEAKERILKARSEFEDEVRDARKDLQLGERRLQSREEVVDKRLESLEKRETGLTNREGLIERREQGLDEKEAESQRLLDEASRQLEIVAGISREEAKRSLMEEMVEEARHDSARRIRLMEEQARAEADREAKKMIALAIARLAGDFVAERTVSVVSLPNDEMKGRIIGREGRNIRALEAATGIDLIVDDTPESVIISGHNPIRREIARLSLETLISDGRIHPGRIEEVVRRSEREVDEVIKEAGQKAVFDVGVHGVHPELVKLLGRLKFRYSYAQNVLLHSIEMAFICGAMAAELGLNEKQARRAALLHDIGKAVDHEVEGSHAIIGGELARKYGESPKIVNAIAAHHEEVRAETILAPLVDAADALSGARPGARREMLETYIRRLEELERISNSFKGVEKSYAVQAGRELRIMVQAAQVSDDEAASMARAVAKKVEKEMAYPGQIKVTVIRETRAVEYAR is encoded by the coding sequence GTGGGCGTTGCCGTAGGGTGCCTCGCCGTCGCGGCCGTCCTTTTGGTTCGCTGGAAGCTGCGCGAACGCGGGGAGTCGCGCGACCGGAACGACGCCGCGCGAGTTCTGGAGGATGCGCGCCGGCAGGCCGAGGCCGCCCTCAAGGAGGCGGACGTCGAGGCCAAGGAAAGGATACTCAAGGCGCGTTCCGAGTTCGAGGACGAGGTTCGGGATGCGCGCAAGGACCTGCAACTGGGCGAGCGGAGGTTGCAGTCCAGAGAAGAGGTCGTGGACAAGCGGCTGGAGAGCCTCGAGAAGCGTGAAACCGGTTTGACGAACCGGGAGGGCCTGATCGAAAGGCGGGAGCAGGGGCTGGACGAGAAAGAGGCGGAATCCCAGCGACTGCTGGATGAGGCCAGCCGGCAGCTTGAGATCGTCGCGGGTATCAGCCGCGAAGAGGCGAAGAGGAGCCTGATGGAGGAGATGGTGGAGGAGGCGAGGCACGACTCCGCCAGGCGCATACGGCTCATGGAAGAGCAGGCCAGGGCGGAGGCGGACCGCGAAGCCAAGAAGATGATCGCGCTGGCCATCGCGCGTCTGGCCGGGGACTTCGTGGCGGAACGCACCGTGTCCGTGGTTTCCCTGCCCAATGACGAGATGAAGGGCCGGATCATCGGTCGCGAGGGGCGCAACATCCGGGCGCTGGAGGCGGCCACCGGTATCGACCTCATCGTGGACGACACGCCGGAATCCGTGATCATCTCGGGACACAATCCGATTCGCCGGGAAATCGCCCGCCTTTCATTGGAAACCCTCATCTCCGACGGGCGCATTCATCCGGGGCGAATCGAGGAAGTGGTGCGCCGCTCCGAAAGAGAGGTCGACGAGGTCATCAAGGAAGCCGGACAGAAGGCGGTGTTCGACGTCGGCGTCCACGGCGTTCACCCCGAGTTGGTCAAGCTGCTGGGGCGGCTCAAGTTCCGCTACAGTTACGCCCAGAACGTCTTGTTGCACTCCATTGAAATGGCCTTCATCTGCGGCGCCATGGCCGCCGAGCTCGGCCTCAACGAGAAACAGGCCCGCCGCGCGGCGCTGCTGCACGATATCGGCAAGGCCGTCGACCATGAGGTGGAAGGCTCCCACGCCATCATCGGCGGCGAGCTGGCACGCAAGTACGGCGAGTCGCCCAAGATCGTGAACGCCATTGCCGCGCACCACGAGGAGGTCCGGGCCGAGACCATACTGGCTCCGCTCGTGGATGCCGCGGACGCCCTTTCGGGCGCGCGTCCCGGCGCGCGCCGCGAGATGCTGGAGACCTACATCAGGAGGCTGGAGGAGTTGGAACGGATCAGCAATTCGTTCAAGGGGGTGGAAAAGTCCTACGCCGTCCAGGCGGGAAGGGAACTCAGGATCATGGTCCAGGCGGCACAGGTGTCGGATGACGAGGCCGCCTCCATGGCTCGGGCCGTGGCCAAGAAGGTGGAGAAGGAGATGGCCTACCCGGGCCAGATCAAGGTGACGGTGATCCGGGAGACGCGGGCCGTGGAGTACGCGCGCTGA